One genomic region from Nilaparvata lugens isolate BPH chromosome 3, ASM1435652v1, whole genome shotgun sequence encodes:
- the LOC111057484 gene encoding homeotic protein spalt-major isoform X3: protein MSRRKQARPFRVLESEDGTESTAAASASTSASTSAAASATVATAAVNTGESSGSSSEEDSGSTSGCKLGEELGCEAEKENEERKDDPDSPMSVENDETMATGDEDEEEECVVEEGISKTREEARRQRQDAENNNSIGEGEAEVDADADADADSLAGDLAGLGFQGLGGFPVPPVPGHVTLEALQNTKVAVAQFAATAMANNADNPAALQNLAVLHSTIYTLQTQQMMQLRLIQQLQQQLQDNGGLPPVKEASPPTTPLQLSTPLPLVEPPAPPVAAAAKHQPNTSSAANVVGASVTPSTPPATQSIPPSSHSQALTPTSTKPPTPKPPPTSPPAQPAALPPCSISSSFASSIITNFDPPPSPNGPNSLEMLKRRTEDMLDNASQSLLANNNMADEVAFKKRAAYDSKSGVQLSLKHCCRYCGKVFGSDSALQIHIRSHTGERPFKCNVCGSRFTTKGNLKVHFQRHTSKFPHIKMNPNPVPEHLDKYHPPLIAQMGAHQSLPPGAPPHHPHQIPHPPFPNSPPFPPASLPMYRPPQPPPHDLLLPPHHRPQDPSLIKPILPLSLYSPRGEQEMPENLSKPANSSSPPMSESGERFKKENIDEEMRIKSESGDPPHANSRLSPKQELEAEGESEHDPDNERYPSPSPYDDCSLDSKYSNEDLLAREDSPSKEENDDSLQEQPENLSNKSTSDIVQFSISADQQLPPSFPFPGTVSPPSSTSSGDNHLPGSFSVTTGDFDPSQDPAIYSNLLPRPGSNDNSWESLIEITKTSETSKLQQLVDNIEHKLTDPNQCIICQRVLSCKSALQMHYRTHTGERPFKCKICGRAFTTKGNLKTHMGVHRIKPPMRVLHQCPVCHKKFTNGLVLQQHIRLHTGEPTDLSPEQIQAAEIKDYLHPPSMPSLSTGSTPSPSAFLHLSQVSNDSFLSPGLSRSPISGSQDEKHSFGSDIKSKDNSKSDEVFTSCSPMPSYPAFSTSLAALENQVRTIDTIASHFNTASHLKNFSKDLCNNQTFTPIPVNGEKSPAGSRGLDSPSGSEGQLTPSPHPSHPVQIPRSAQRPPSPAPSESNSLGALDLTPRAHSVHSTPGVSPAPAPPPHFSSFGLLPPVCASSPLMTSALSTLTSSVLNSTAFSPIGLAVGPGVRGNTTCNLCFKTFACNSALEIHYRSHTKERPFKCTICDRGFSTKGNMKQHMLTHKIRDMPPHLFEHKSGSSQMCSDEASSNASSEGLLRPMSVEPPLSLPPAPAPGLSSPGAASMKPELPSAIKRSRSPLLEEPALTLPKRQPSTYGHTHVDERGFTSRPPHVSRPASPPKGLRLPASEARPFLSLSSGPVP, encoded by the exons GGGAGAGTTCAGGCTCGAGCTCAGAAGAAGATTCTGGTAGTACATCAGGCTGCAAGTTGGGTGAAGAGTTGGGCTGTGAAGCAGAGAAAGAGAACGAAGAGAGAAAAGACGATCCAGACAGTCCAATGTCGGTAGAAAATGATGAGACAATGGCTACTGGagatgaggatgaagaagaagagtgtGTGGTTGAGGAGGGCATCTCCAAGACAAGAGAAGAGGCAAGGCGACAGAGACAGGATGCTGAGAACAACAACAGTATAGGAGAAGGTGAAGCCGAAGTGGATGCCGATGCAGACGCTGATGCAGACTCTCTTGCTGGAGATTTGGCTGGACTGGGCTTCCAGGGATTAGGTGGCTTCCCTGTCCCCCCTGTACCTGGTCACGTCACCCTGGAGGCACTGCAGAACACCAAGGTAGCTGTGGCCCAGTTTGCAGCTACTGCCATGGCTAACAATGCAGATAACCCAGCTGCACTCCAAAACCTAGCTGTGCTGCACTCAACTATCTACACACTGCAAACGCAACAAATGATGCAACTCAGATTGATCCAGCAACTCCAGCAGCAGCTGCAAGACAATGGAGGGCTTCCACCAGTGAAAGAAGCATCGCCACCCACCACCCCACTGCAGCTGTCCACACCTCTGCCATTGGTCGAGCCACCAGCGCCTCCTGTTGCCGCTGCAGCCAAACACCAGCCAAACACATCATCAGCAGCAAATGTCGTTGGCGCCTCTGTTACTCCCTCCACTCCACCAGCCACCCAGTCAATACCACCATCCTCTCATTCGCAGGCTCTGACTCCTACATCTACAAAGCCACCAACTCCCAAACCTCCTCCCACCTCTCCTCCTGCCCAACCAGCAGCCCTACCTCCTTGTTCAATATCATCAAGCTTTGCTTCCTCCATTATCACCAACTTCGACCCTCCTCCCTCTCCAAATGGGCCGAACTCACTGGAAATGTTAAAACGAAGAACAGAAGATATGTTAGACAATGCTAGCCAAAGTTTGCTTGCTAACAACAACATGGCTGATGAGGTTGCTTTTAAGAAACGTGCCGCCTATGATTCCAAGTCTGGTGTCCAGCTGTCCCTCAAGCACTGCTGTCGCTACTGTGGGAAGGTGTTTGGGAGTGACTCTGCACTCCAAATACATATCAGATCGCATACAGGTGAGCGCCCTTTCAAGTGCAATGTATGTGGCAGTCGGTTCACAACCAAGGGCAACCTGAAGGTGCACTTCCAGAGGCATACCTCAAAATTTCCACACATAAAAATGAATCCAAACCCAGTGCCCGAGCATCTGGACAAGTATCACCCTCCTCTGATTGCTCAAATGGGGGCACACCAAAGCCTGCCACCCGGAGCACCTCCTCACCATCCTCATCAAATTCCTCATCCACCATTTCCCAACAGTCCACCTTTTCCTCCTGCGAGCCTGCCTATGTATAGACCACCTCAACCTCCACCTCATGACCTGTTACTCCCACCACATCACAGGCCTCAAGATCCTTCCCTTATCAAACCCATCCTACCTTTATCTCTCTACAGTCCACGAGGAGAGCAAGAGATGCCAGAAAACCTTAGCAAACCAGCAAATTCCTCATCTCCACCAATGTCTGAATCAGGTGAAAGGTTCAAGAAAGAAAACATTGATGAAGAAATGAGAATCAAGTCAGAATCTGGTGACCCACCACATGCAAACAGCCGCTTAAGTCCAAAGCAAGAGCTAGAGGCTGAAGGAGAATCTGAGCATGATCCTGACAATGAGCGATATCCATCACCATCTCCATATGATGACTGCAGTTTGGACAGCAAGTACAGCAACGAAGATCTACTGGCAAGGGAAGATAGCCCTAGTAAGGAGGAGAATGATGACAGCCTGCAGGAGCAGCCAGAGAACCTCTCTAATAAAAGTACGTCAGatattgttcaattttctatatCAGCAGATCAACAGCTTCCTCCTTCATTCCCATTCCCTGGTACTGTCTCTCCTCCCAGTAGCACGTCTTCTGGAGACAACCACCTACCTGGATCCTTCTCTGTCACAACAGGTGACTTTGACCCTTCTCAAGATCCAGCTATTTATTCCAATCTCCTTCCTAGACCTGGAAGCAATGATAATTCTTGGGAAAGTCTTATAGAAATAACTAAGACATCAGAAACATCCAAGCTTCAACAGCTGGTTGATAATATAGAGCATAAATTAACTGACCCAAATCAGTGCATCATTTGTCAGAGGGTTCTTTCTTGTAAGAGTGCACTGCAGATGCACTATCGCACCCACACCGGTGAAAGACCCTTCAAGTGCAAAATATGTGGTAGGGCTTTCACAACAAAGGGCAACCTGAAGACGCACATGGGCGTGCACAGGATCAAGCCACCAATGAGGGTGCTCCACCAGTGCCCTGTCTGCCACAAGAAGTTTACCAATGGCCTGGTACTGCAACAACACATCCGCCTGCACACGGGAGAGCCAACTGACCTGTCGCCTGAACAAATTCAAGCAGCTGAAATCAAAGACTACTTGCACCCACCTTCCATGCCTTCACTTTCCACTGGCTCTACTCCTTCCCCTTCAGCTTTCCTTCACCTCAGTCAAGTTTCCAATGATTCATTCCTTTCACCAGGTCTCTCCCGTAGCCCCATATCTGGCTCGCAGgatgaaaaacatagttttggcAGTGATATAAAGTCCAAAGACAACTCAAAGTCTGATGAAGTTTTCACTAGTTGTAGCCCAATGCCGTCTTACCCGGCTTTTTCTACCTCATTAGCAGCCTTGGAAAATCAAGTGCGAACTATTGATACGATTGCCTCCCATTTCAATACtgcttctcatttgaaaaattttagtAAAGACTTGTGCAATAACCAAACATTCACCCCTATTCCAGTGAACGGCGAAAAGTCGCCTGCAGGCTCGAGAGGGTTGGATAGTCCAAGCGGGTCTGAGGGGCAGCTGACACCATCTCCCCACCCATCACACCCTGTCCAGATCCCTCGATCGGCCCAGCGACCTCCTAGTCCAGCGCCCTCAGAGTCCAACTCATTGGGTGCCCTCGACCTGACGCCTCGTGCTCACTCGGTGCACTCGACACCTGGAGTCTCGCCAGCACCAGCGCCACCACCTCACTTCTCCAGCTTCGGACTGCTGCCTCCTGTCTGCGCGTCGTCGCCACTCATGACGTCAGCCTTGTCTACACTCACCTCATCTGTGCTCAACTCAACAGCATTCAGCCCCATCGGTCTTGCTGTTGGACCTGGAG TGAGAGGAAACACCACCTGCAACTTGTGCTTCAAAACGTTCGCCTGTAATTCAGCATTGGAGATTCACTACAGGAGTCACACCAAGGAGAGGCCTTTCAAGTGTACCATCTGCGATCGAGGATTTTCCACCAAG GGGAATATGAAGCAGCACATGCTAACGCATAAGATCCGCGACATGCCGCCTCACCTATTCGAGCACAAGTCAGGCAGCAGTCAGATGTGTTCGGACGAGGCGAGCAGCAACGCGAGCAGCGAAGGCCTCCTGCGTCCCATGTCCGTGGAGCCGCCTCTCTCGCTGCCCCCGGCTCCCGCCCCCGGCCTCTCGTCACCCGGCGCCGCCTCCATGAAGCCGGAACTGCCTTCCGCCATCAAGCGGTCGCGCTCGCCTCTCCTCGAAGAACCAGCACTCACTCTACCCAAACGACAACCAA GTACATATGGGCACACACATGTGGACGAACGGGGCTTCACGTCGCGGCCGCCGCATGTCTCTAGACCTGCCTCCCCTCCCAAAGGACTCAGACTTCCTGCATCGGAGGCCAGACCTTTTCTATCCCTATCTTCCGGCCCCGTTCCTTAA
- the LOC111057484 gene encoding sal-like protein 1 isoform X4, giving the protein MSRRKQARPFRVLESEDGTESTAAASASTSASTSAAASATVATAAVNTGESSGSSSEEDSGSTSGCKLGEELGCEAEKENEERKDDPDSPMSVENDETMATGDEDEEEECVVEEGISKTREEARRQRQDAENNNSIGEGEAEVDADADADADSLAGDLAGLGFQGLGGFPVPPVPGHVTLEALQNTKVAVAQFAATAMANNADNPAALQNLAVLHSTIYTLQTQQMMQLRLIQQLQQQLQDNGGLPPVKEASPPTTPLQLSTPLPLVEPPAPPVAAAAKHQPNTSSAANVVGASVTPSTPPATQSIPPSSHSQALTPTSTKPPTPKPPPTSPPAQPAALPPCSISSSFASSIITNFDPPPSPNGPNSLEMLKRRTEDMLDNASQSLLANNNMADEVAFKKRAAYDSKSGVQLSLKHCCRYCGKVFGSDSALQIHIRSHTGERPFKCNVCGSRFTTKGNLKVHFQRHTSKFPHIKMNPNPVPEHLDKYHPPLIAQMGAHQSLPPGAPPHHPHQIPHPPFPNSPPFPPASLPMYRPPQPPPHDLLLPPHHRPQDPSLIKPILPLSLYSPRGEQEMPENLSKPANSSSPPMSESGERFKKENIDEEMRIKSESGDPPHANSRLSPKQELEAEGESEHDPDNERYPSPSPYDDCSLDSKYSNEDLLAREDSPSKEENDDSLQEQPENLSNKMNGEKSPAGSRGLDSPSGSEGQLTPSPHPSHPVQIPRSAQRPPSPAPSESNSLGALDLTPRAHSVHSTPGVSPAPAPPPHFSSFGLLPPVCASSPLMTSALSTLTSSVLNSTAFSPIGLAVGPGVRGNTTCNLCFKTFACNSALEIHYRSHTKERPFKCTICDRGFSTKGNMKQHMLTHKIRDMPPHLFEHKSGSSQMCSDEASSNASSEGLLRPMSVEPPLSLPPAPAPGLSSPGAASMKPELPSAIKRSRSPLLEEPALTLPKRQPSLPKHLCHVCNKNFSSSSALQIHMRTHTGDKPFRCTICHKAFTTKGNLKVHMGTHMWTNGASRRGRRMSLDLPPLPKDSDFLHRRPDLFYPYLPAPFLNGMQQKLNEISVIQNVNSNVGNGLLSFGGYGGGGGGGGGGGGGLGAVDMKPSSDKQQQQRNTPPLWDLHYDRKPPPAEPQMEMCPSPPPAPAPSHVPPPQRGEGLAA; this is encoded by the exons GGGAGAGTTCAGGCTCGAGCTCAGAAGAAGATTCTGGTAGTACATCAGGCTGCAAGTTGGGTGAAGAGTTGGGCTGTGAAGCAGAGAAAGAGAACGAAGAGAGAAAAGACGATCCAGACAGTCCAATGTCGGTAGAAAATGATGAGACAATGGCTACTGGagatgaggatgaagaagaagagtgtGTGGTTGAGGAGGGCATCTCCAAGACAAGAGAAGAGGCAAGGCGACAGAGACAGGATGCTGAGAACAACAACAGTATAGGAGAAGGTGAAGCCGAAGTGGATGCCGATGCAGACGCTGATGCAGACTCTCTTGCTGGAGATTTGGCTGGACTGGGCTTCCAGGGATTAGGTGGCTTCCCTGTCCCCCCTGTACCTGGTCACGTCACCCTGGAGGCACTGCAGAACACCAAGGTAGCTGTGGCCCAGTTTGCAGCTACTGCCATGGCTAACAATGCAGATAACCCAGCTGCACTCCAAAACCTAGCTGTGCTGCACTCAACTATCTACACACTGCAAACGCAACAAATGATGCAACTCAGATTGATCCAGCAACTCCAGCAGCAGCTGCAAGACAATGGAGGGCTTCCACCAGTGAAAGAAGCATCGCCACCCACCACCCCACTGCAGCTGTCCACACCTCTGCCATTGGTCGAGCCACCAGCGCCTCCTGTTGCCGCTGCAGCCAAACACCAGCCAAACACATCATCAGCAGCAAATGTCGTTGGCGCCTCTGTTACTCCCTCCACTCCACCAGCCACCCAGTCAATACCACCATCCTCTCATTCGCAGGCTCTGACTCCTACATCTACAAAGCCACCAACTCCCAAACCTCCTCCCACCTCTCCTCCTGCCCAACCAGCAGCCCTACCTCCTTGTTCAATATCATCAAGCTTTGCTTCCTCCATTATCACCAACTTCGACCCTCCTCCCTCTCCAAATGGGCCGAACTCACTGGAAATGTTAAAACGAAGAACAGAAGATATGTTAGACAATGCTAGCCAAAGTTTGCTTGCTAACAACAACATGGCTGATGAGGTTGCTTTTAAGAAACGTGCCGCCTATGATTCCAAGTCTGGTGTCCAGCTGTCCCTCAAGCACTGCTGTCGCTACTGTGGGAAGGTGTTTGGGAGTGACTCTGCACTCCAAATACATATCAGATCGCATACAGGTGAGCGCCCTTTCAAGTGCAATGTATGTGGCAGTCGGTTCACAACCAAGGGCAACCTGAAGGTGCACTTCCAGAGGCATACCTCAAAATTTCCACACATAAAAATGAATCCAAACCCAGTGCCCGAGCATCTGGACAAGTATCACCCTCCTCTGATTGCTCAAATGGGGGCACACCAAAGCCTGCCACCCGGAGCACCTCCTCACCATCCTCATCAAATTCCTCATCCACCATTTCCCAACAGTCCACCTTTTCCTCCTGCGAGCCTGCCTATGTATAGACCACCTCAACCTCCACCTCATGACCTGTTACTCCCACCACATCACAGGCCTCAAGATCCTTCCCTTATCAAACCCATCCTACCTTTATCTCTCTACAGTCCACGAGGAGAGCAAGAGATGCCAGAAAACCTTAGCAAACCAGCAAATTCCTCATCTCCACCAATGTCTGAATCAGGTGAAAGGTTCAAGAAAGAAAACATTGATGAAGAAATGAGAATCAAGTCAGAATCTGGTGACCCACCACATGCAAACAGCCGCTTAAGTCCAAAGCAAGAGCTAGAGGCTGAAGGAGAATCTGAGCATGATCCTGACAATGAGCGATATCCATCACCATCTCCATATGATGACTGCAGTTTGGACAGCAAGTACAGCAACGAAGATCTACTGGCAAGGGAAGATAGCCCTAGTAAGGAGGAGAATGATGACAGCCTGCAGGAGCAGCCAGAGAACCTCTCTAATAAAA TGAACGGCGAAAAGTCGCCTGCAGGCTCGAGAGGGTTGGATAGTCCAAGCGGGTCTGAGGGGCAGCTGACACCATCTCCCCACCCATCACACCCTGTCCAGATCCCTCGATCGGCCCAGCGACCTCCTAGTCCAGCGCCCTCAGAGTCCAACTCATTGGGTGCCCTCGACCTGACGCCTCGTGCTCACTCGGTGCACTCGACACCTGGAGTCTCGCCAGCACCAGCGCCACCACCTCACTTCTCCAGCTTCGGACTGCTGCCTCCTGTCTGCGCGTCGTCGCCACTCATGACGTCAGCCTTGTCTACACTCACCTCATCTGTGCTCAACTCAACAGCATTCAGCCCCATCGGTCTTGCTGTTGGACCTGGAG TGAGAGGAAACACCACCTGCAACTTGTGCTTCAAAACGTTCGCCTGTAATTCAGCATTGGAGATTCACTACAGGAGTCACACCAAGGAGAGGCCTTTCAAGTGTACCATCTGCGATCGAGGATTTTCCACCAAG GGGAATATGAAGCAGCACATGCTAACGCATAAGATCCGCGACATGCCGCCTCACCTATTCGAGCACAAGTCAGGCAGCAGTCAGATGTGTTCGGACGAGGCGAGCAGCAACGCGAGCAGCGAAGGCCTCCTGCGTCCCATGTCCGTGGAGCCGCCTCTCTCGCTGCCCCCGGCTCCCGCCCCCGGCCTCTCGTCACCCGGCGCCGCCTCCATGAAGCCGGAACTGCCTTCCGCCATCAAGCGGTCGCGCTCGCCTCTCCTCGAAGAACCAGCACTCACTCTACCCAAACGACAACCAA GCTTGCCAAAACACTTGTGCCATGTTTGCAATAAGAACTTCTCGTCGTCGTCAGCGCTGCAGATTCACATGCGCACGCACACGGGCGATAAGCCGTTTCGGTGCACCATCTGCCACAAGGCGTTCACCACCAAAGGCAACCTCAAG GTACATATGGGCACACACATGTGGACGAACGGGGCTTCACGTCGCGGCCGCCGCATGTCTCTAGACCTGCCTCCCCTCCCAAAGGACTCAGACTTCCTGCATCGGAGGCCAGACCTTTTCTATCCCTATCTTCCGGCCCCGTTCCTTAATGGCATGCAACAAAAG TTGAACGAGATTTCGGTGATTCAGAACGTGAACTCGAACGTGGGCAACGGCCTGCTGAGCTTCGGAGGCTACGGGGGCGGAGGTGGAGGCGGAGGCGGCGGTGGAGGCGGCCTTGGCGCTGTCGACATGAAGCCATCGTCCGACAAACAGCAGCAGCAACGCAACACGCCGCCTCTCTGGGATCTGCACTATGATCGCAAGCCGCCCCCAGCCGAGCCCCAAATGGAGATGTGCCCTTCGCCGCCCCCGGCTCCCGCCCCCTCGCATGTGCCGCCGCCCCAGCGTGGCGAAGGCCTAGCTGCATGA